From Mytilus edulis chromosome 8, xbMytEdul2.2, whole genome shotgun sequence, one genomic window encodes:
- the LOC139486530 gene encoding uncharacterized protein isoform X1 gives MNGPAMADQNDSKKSPEDTYGSTKSLNSDDENSPPIPDITHGEETQPFASNPTELIHLKTQSDEDQHAEIKDMIVGEKDSNPSPGASNDESTHSLNLEPEGMTTQSATSQSSNTERKPKTWCCVLVGTKCKQILEDVPLLLANGSQLRAVFELDEKTRYHIHLLTLVILSLVSYIFLVFFTIIGWYLQNKHNDALNSEKKDQVENDIVKYCCCCTKKYHSDEYNESDMCQCPYCHVNVYLTSTCYILVFITICANIGITGIGIFVDC, from the exons atgaatGGACCGGCAATGGCAGATCAAAAT GATAGCAAAAAGTCACCAGAGGATACATATGGTTCAACCAAATCACTCAATTCTGATGATGAG AACAGCCCGCCTATACCGGATATCACACATGGAGAGGAAACACAACCCTTTGCGTCGAACCCTACG GAACTCATACATTTAAAAACACAGTCTGATGAAGATCAGCATGCTGAAATAAAAGATATGATTGTTGGAGAAAAG GACAGCAATCCGTCACCAGGGGCATCAAATGATGAGTCAACTCATTCACTCAATTTGGAGCCTGAG GGCATGACAACGCAAAGTGCGACTTCCCAGTCATCCAATACAGAGCGTAAG CCGAAGACGTGGTGCTGCGTTTTGGTGGgcacaaaatgtaaacaaatcctTGAAGACGTGCCACTTTTGTTGGCAAATGGTTCACAGCTAAGAGCAGTTTTTGAATTGGACGAGAAAACCCGATATCATATTCATCTTCTCACACTAGTTATTCTGTCGTTAGTATCATACATATTTCTCGTGTTTTTCACTATAATTGGAtggtatttacaaaataaacacaatgaTGCACtgaattcagaaaaaaaagatCAAGTTGAAAATGACATAGTAAAGTATTGCTGTTGTTGTACCAAAAAGTACCATAGTGATGAGTACAACGAAAGCGATATGTGTCAATGTCCATATTGCCATGTTAATGTGTACCTTACTAGTACCTGTTATATTCTTGTCTTTATAACAATTTGTGCTAACATTGGGATTACAGGAATTGGAATTTTTGTAGACTGCTAG
- the LOC139486530 gene encoding uncharacterized protein isoform X2 produces the protein MNGPAMADQNDSKKSPEDTYGSTKSLNSDDENSPPIPDITHGEETQPFASNPTELIHLKTQSDEDQHAEIKDMIVGEKDSNPSPGASNDESTHSLNLEPEPKTWCCVLVGTKCKQILEDVPLLLANGSQLRAVFELDEKTRYHIHLLTLVILSLVSYIFLVFFTIIGWYLQNKHNDALNSEKKDQVENDIVKYCCCCTKKYHSDEYNESDMCQCPYCHVNVYLTSTCYILVFITICANIGITGIGIFVDC, from the exons atgaatGGACCGGCAATGGCAGATCAAAAT GATAGCAAAAAGTCACCAGAGGATACATATGGTTCAACCAAATCACTCAATTCTGATGATGAG AACAGCCCGCCTATACCGGATATCACACATGGAGAGGAAACACAACCCTTTGCGTCGAACCCTACG GAACTCATACATTTAAAAACACAGTCTGATGAAGATCAGCATGCTGAAATAAAAGATATGATTGTTGGAGAAAAG GACAGCAATCCGTCACCAGGGGCATCAAATGATGAGTCAACTCATTCACTCAATTTGGAGCCTGAG CCGAAGACGTGGTGCTGCGTTTTGGTGGgcacaaaatgtaaacaaatcctTGAAGACGTGCCACTTTTGTTGGCAAATGGTTCACAGCTAAGAGCAGTTTTTGAATTGGACGAGAAAACCCGATATCATATTCATCTTCTCACACTAGTTATTCTGTCGTTAGTATCATACATATTTCTCGTGTTTTTCACTATAATTGGAtggtatttacaaaataaacacaatgaTGCACtgaattcagaaaaaaaagatCAAGTTGAAAATGACATAGTAAAGTATTGCTGTTGTTGTACCAAAAAGTACCATAGTGATGAGTACAACGAAAGCGATATGTGTCAATGTCCATATTGCCATGTTAATGTGTACCTTACTAGTACCTGTTATATTCTTGTCTTTATAACAATTTGTGCTAACATTGGGATTACAGGAATTGGAATTTTTGTAGACTGCTAG
- the LOC139486530 gene encoding uncharacterized protein isoform X4, giving the protein MNGPAMADQNDSKKSPEDTYGSTKSLNSDDENSPPIPDITHGEETQPFASNPTDSNPSPGASNDESTHSLNLEPEGMTTQSATSQSSNTERKPKTWCCVLVGTKCKQILEDVPLLLANGSQLRAVFELDEKTRYHIHLLTLVILSLVSYIFLVFFTIIGWYLQNKHNDALNSEKKDQVENDIVKYCCCCTKKYHSDEYNESDMCQCPYCHVNVYLTSTCYILVFITICANIGITGIGIFVDC; this is encoded by the exons atgaatGGACCGGCAATGGCAGATCAAAAT GATAGCAAAAAGTCACCAGAGGATACATATGGTTCAACCAAATCACTCAATTCTGATGATGAG AACAGCCCGCCTATACCGGATATCACACATGGAGAGGAAACACAACCCTTTGCGTCGAACCCTACG GACAGCAATCCGTCACCAGGGGCATCAAATGATGAGTCAACTCATTCACTCAATTTGGAGCCTGAG GGCATGACAACGCAAAGTGCGACTTCCCAGTCATCCAATACAGAGCGTAAG CCGAAGACGTGGTGCTGCGTTTTGGTGGgcacaaaatgtaaacaaatcctTGAAGACGTGCCACTTTTGTTGGCAAATGGTTCACAGCTAAGAGCAGTTTTTGAATTGGACGAGAAAACCCGATATCATATTCATCTTCTCACACTAGTTATTCTGTCGTTAGTATCATACATATTTCTCGTGTTTTTCACTATAATTGGAtggtatttacaaaataaacacaatgaTGCACtgaattcagaaaaaaaagatCAAGTTGAAAATGACATAGTAAAGTATTGCTGTTGTTGTACCAAAAAGTACCATAGTGATGAGTACAACGAAAGCGATATGTGTCAATGTCCATATTGCCATGTTAATGTGTACCTTACTAGTACCTGTTATATTCTTGTCTTTATAACAATTTGTGCTAACATTGGGATTACAGGAATTGGAATTTTTGTAGACTGCTAG
- the LOC139486530 gene encoding uncharacterized protein isoform X5 yields MNGPAMADQNDSKKSPEDTYGSTKSLNSDDENSPPIPDITHGEETQPFASNPTDSNPSPGASNDESTHSLNLEPEPKTWCCVLVGTKCKQILEDVPLLLANGSQLRAVFELDEKTRYHIHLLTLVILSLVSYIFLVFFTIIGWYLQNKHNDALNSEKKDQVENDIVKYCCCCTKKYHSDEYNESDMCQCPYCHVNVYLTSTCYILVFITICANIGITGIGIFVDC; encoded by the exons atgaatGGACCGGCAATGGCAGATCAAAAT GATAGCAAAAAGTCACCAGAGGATACATATGGTTCAACCAAATCACTCAATTCTGATGATGAG AACAGCCCGCCTATACCGGATATCACACATGGAGAGGAAACACAACCCTTTGCGTCGAACCCTACG GACAGCAATCCGTCACCAGGGGCATCAAATGATGAGTCAACTCATTCACTCAATTTGGAGCCTGAG CCGAAGACGTGGTGCTGCGTTTTGGTGGgcacaaaatgtaaacaaatcctTGAAGACGTGCCACTTTTGTTGGCAAATGGTTCACAGCTAAGAGCAGTTTTTGAATTGGACGAGAAAACCCGATATCATATTCATCTTCTCACACTAGTTATTCTGTCGTTAGTATCATACATATTTCTCGTGTTTTTCACTATAATTGGAtggtatttacaaaataaacacaatgaTGCACtgaattcagaaaaaaaagatCAAGTTGAAAATGACATAGTAAAGTATTGCTGTTGTTGTACCAAAAAGTACCATAGTGATGAGTACAACGAAAGCGATATGTGTCAATGTCCATATTGCCATGTTAATGTGTACCTTACTAGTACCTGTTATATTCTTGTCTTTATAACAATTTGTGCTAACATTGGGATTACAGGAATTGGAATTTTTGTAGACTGCTAG
- the LOC139486530 gene encoding uncharacterized protein isoform X3: MNGPAMADQNDSKKSPEDTYGSTKSLNSDDEELIHLKTQSDEDQHAEIKDMIVGEKDSNPSPGASNDESTHSLNLEPEGMTTQSATSQSSNTERKPKTWCCVLVGTKCKQILEDVPLLLANGSQLRAVFELDEKTRYHIHLLTLVILSLVSYIFLVFFTIIGWYLQNKHNDALNSEKKDQVENDIVKYCCCCTKKYHSDEYNESDMCQCPYCHVNVYLTSTCYILVFITICANIGITGIGIFVDC, encoded by the exons atgaatGGACCGGCAATGGCAGATCAAAAT GATAGCAAAAAGTCACCAGAGGATACATATGGTTCAACCAAATCACTCAATTCTGATGATGAG GAACTCATACATTTAAAAACACAGTCTGATGAAGATCAGCATGCTGAAATAAAAGATATGATTGTTGGAGAAAAG GACAGCAATCCGTCACCAGGGGCATCAAATGATGAGTCAACTCATTCACTCAATTTGGAGCCTGAG GGCATGACAACGCAAAGTGCGACTTCCCAGTCATCCAATACAGAGCGTAAG CCGAAGACGTGGTGCTGCGTTTTGGTGGgcacaaaatgtaaacaaatcctTGAAGACGTGCCACTTTTGTTGGCAAATGGTTCACAGCTAAGAGCAGTTTTTGAATTGGACGAGAAAACCCGATATCATATTCATCTTCTCACACTAGTTATTCTGTCGTTAGTATCATACATATTTCTCGTGTTTTTCACTATAATTGGAtggtatttacaaaataaacacaatgaTGCACtgaattcagaaaaaaaagatCAAGTTGAAAATGACATAGTAAAGTATTGCTGTTGTTGTACCAAAAAGTACCATAGTGATGAGTACAACGAAAGCGATATGTGTCAATGTCCATATTGCCATGTTAATGTGTACCTTACTAGTACCTGTTATATTCTTGTCTTTATAACAATTTGTGCTAACATTGGGATTACAGGAATTGGAATTTTTGTAGACTGCTAG
- the LOC139486530 gene encoding uncharacterized protein isoform X6 — translation MNGPAMADQNDSKKSPEDTYGSTKSLNSDDEDSNPSPGASNDESTHSLNLEPEGMTTQSATSQSSNTERKPKTWCCVLVGTKCKQILEDVPLLLANGSQLRAVFELDEKTRYHIHLLTLVILSLVSYIFLVFFTIIGWYLQNKHNDALNSEKKDQVENDIVKYCCCCTKKYHSDEYNESDMCQCPYCHVNVYLTSTCYILVFITICANIGITGIGIFVDC, via the exons atgaatGGACCGGCAATGGCAGATCAAAAT GATAGCAAAAAGTCACCAGAGGATACATATGGTTCAACCAAATCACTCAATTCTGATGATGAG GACAGCAATCCGTCACCAGGGGCATCAAATGATGAGTCAACTCATTCACTCAATTTGGAGCCTGAG GGCATGACAACGCAAAGTGCGACTTCCCAGTCATCCAATACAGAGCGTAAG CCGAAGACGTGGTGCTGCGTTTTGGTGGgcacaaaatgtaaacaaatcctTGAAGACGTGCCACTTTTGTTGGCAAATGGTTCACAGCTAAGAGCAGTTTTTGAATTGGACGAGAAAACCCGATATCATATTCATCTTCTCACACTAGTTATTCTGTCGTTAGTATCATACATATTTCTCGTGTTTTTCACTATAATTGGAtggtatttacaaaataaacacaatgaTGCACtgaattcagaaaaaaaagatCAAGTTGAAAATGACATAGTAAAGTATTGCTGTTGTTGTACCAAAAAGTACCATAGTGATGAGTACAACGAAAGCGATATGTGTCAATGTCCATATTGCCATGTTAATGTGTACCTTACTAGTACCTGTTATATTCTTGTCTTTATAACAATTTGTGCTAACATTGGGATTACAGGAATTGGAATTTTTGTAGACTGCTAG